A single genomic interval of Mustela nigripes isolate SB6536 chromosome 7, MUSNIG.SB6536, whole genome shotgun sequence harbors:
- the CAD gene encoding CAD protein isoform X2 gives MAALMLEDGSVLRGQPFGATVSTAGEVVFQTGMVGYPEALTDPSYKAQILVLTYPLIGNYGIPADEVDEFGLSKWFESSGIHVAGLVVGECCPTPSHWSATRTLHQWLQQHGIPGLQGVDTRELTKKLREQGSLLGKLVQDGTEPSALPFLDPNARPLVPEVSIKAPRVFNAGGTPRILALDCGLKYNQIRCLCQRGAEVTVVPWDHALDNREYEGVFLSNGPGDPASYPSVVSTLSRVLSEPNPRPVFGICLGHQLLALAIGAKTYKMRYGNRGHNQPCLLVGSGRCFLTSQNHGFAVETDSLPAGWLPLFTNANDRSNEGIVHDSLPFFSVQFHPEHQAGPSDMELLFDIFLETVKEATAGNPGGQTVRERLVERLCPPGIPSPSSGLPPPRKVLILGSGGLSIGQAGEFDYSGSQAIKALKEENIQTLLINPNIATVQTSQGLADKVYFLPITPHYVTQVIRNERPDGILLTFGGQTALNCGVELTKAGVLARYGVRVLGTPVETIELTEDRRAFASRMAEIGEHVAPSEAANSLEQAQAAAERLGYPVLVRAAFALGGLGSGFASNREELFALVAPAFAHTSQVLVDKSLKGWKEIEYEVVRDAYGNCVTVCNMENLDPLGIHTGESIVVAPSQTLNDREYQLLRQTAIKVTQHLGIVGECNVQYALNPESEQYYIIEVNARLSRSSALASKATGYPLAYVAAKLALGIPLPELRNSVTGGTAAFEPSLDYCVVKIPRWDLSKFLRVSTKIGSCMKSVGEVMGIGRSFEEAFQKALRMVDENCVGFDHTVKPVSDMELETPTDKRIFVVAAALWAGYSVERLYELTRIDRWFLHGMKRIVAHTQLLEQHRGRPLPPDLLQQAKRLGFSDKQIALAVLSTELAIRKLRQEQRICPAVKQIDTVAAEWPAQTNYLYLTYWGTTHDLTFRTPHVLVLGSGVYRIGSSVEFDWCAVGCIRQLRKMGYKTIMVNYNPETVSTDYDMCDRLYFDEISFEVVMDIYELENPEGVILSMGGQLPNNMAMALHRQQCRVLGTSPEAIDSAENRFKFSRLLDTIGISQPQWRELSDLESARQFCQTVGYPCVVRPSYVLSGAAMNVAYTDGDLERFLSSAAAVSKEHPVVISKFIQEAKEIDVDAVARDGVVAAIAISEHVENAGVHSGDATLVTPPQDITAKTLERIKAIVHAVGQELQVTGPFNLQLIAKDDQLKVIECNVRVSRSFPFVSKTLGVDLVALATRVIMGEEVEPVGLMTGTGVVGVKVPQFSFSRLAGADVVLGVEMTSTGEVAGFGESRCEAYLKAMLSTGFKIPKKNILLTIGSYKNKSELLPTVRLLESLGYSLYASLGTADFYTEHGVKVTAVDWHFEEAVDGECPPQRSILEQLAENHFELVINLSMRGAGGRRLSSFVTKGYRTRRLAADFSVPLIIDIKCTKLFVEALGQIGPAPPLKVHVDCMTSQKLVRLPGLIDIHVHLREPGGTHKEDFASGTAAALAGGVTMVCAMPNTRPPIIDAPALALAQKLAEAGARCDFALFLGASSENAGTLGAVAGSAAGLKLYLNETFSELRLDSVAQWMEHFETWPSHLPIVAHAERQSVAAVLMVAQLTQRSVHICHVARKEEILLIKAAKARGLPVTCEVAPHHLFLSRDDLQRLGSGKGEVRPELGSRQDVEALWENMAVIDCFASDHAPHTLEEKCAPQPPPGFPGLETMLPLLLTAVSEGRLSLDDLLQRLHHNPRRIFHLPPQEDTYVEVDLEHEWTIPSHMPFSKAHWTPFEGQKVKGTVRRVVLRGEVAYIDGQVLVPPGYGQDVRKWPQGAVPQLAPPAPATSEITTTPERPRRAVPGLPDGRFHLPPRIHRASDPGLPAEEPKEKSSRKAAEPELMGTLDGTCYPPPPVPRQASPQNLGTPGLLHPQTSPLLHSLVGQHILSVQQFTKDQMSHLFNVAHTLRMMVQKERSLDILKGKVMASMFYEVSTRTSSSFAAAMARLGGAVLSFSEATSSVQKGESLADSVQTMSCYADVVVLRHPQPGAVELAAKHCRRPVINAGDGVGEHPTQALLDIFTIREELGTVNGMTITMVGDLKHGRTVHSLACLLTQYRVSLRYVAPPSLRMPANVRAFVAARGTKQEEFESIEEALPDTDVLYMTRIQKERFDSSQEYEACFGQFILTPHIMTRAKKKMVVMHPMPRVNEISVEVDSDPRAAYFRQAENGMYIRMALLATVLGRF, from the exons ATGGCGGCCCTGATGTTGGAGGATGGGTCGGTCCTGCGGGGCCAGCCCTTTGGGGCCACTGTGTCGACTGCCGGGGAAGTGG TGTTTCAAACCGGCATGGTCGGCTACCCCGAGGCCCTCACTGACCCTTCCTACAAAGCACAGATCTTAGTGCTGACATATCCTCTGATCGGCAACTATGGCATCCCCGCAGATGAAGTGGATGAGTTCGGTCTCAGTAAG TGGTTTGAATCCTCGGGGATCCATGTGGCAGGACTGGTGGTGGGAGAGTGCTGCCCCACGCCCAGCCACTGGAGTGCTACCCGCACCCTACACCAGTGGCTGCAGCAGCACGGGATACCTGGCCTGCAAG GAGTGGATACTCGGGAGCTGACTAAGAAGTTGCGAGAGCAAGGGTCTCTGCTGGGGAAGCTGGTCCAGGATGGGACAGAGCCTTCAGCACTGCCTTTCTTGGACCCGAATGCCCGCCCCCTGGTGCCAGAGGTCTCAATTAAG GCTCCACGGGTGTTCAATGCAGGGGGCACCCCTCGGATCCTTGCTTTGGATTGTGGCCTCAAGTATAATCAGATCCGATGTCTCTGTCAGCGTGGTGCTGAGGTCACGGTGGTACCGTGGGACCATGCCTTAGACAACCGGG AGTATGAGGGTGTCTTCCTGAGTAATGGCCCTGGTGACCCCGCCTCCTATCCCAGTGTGGTATCCACACTGAGCCGTGTCTTATCTGAGCCTAATCCCCGACCTGTCTTCGGGATCTGTCTGGGACACCAGCTGTTGGCCTTAGCCATTGGGGCCAAGACATACAAGATGAG ATATGGGAACCGAGGCCATAATCAGCCATGCCTGCTGGTGGGGTCTGGGCGCTGCTTTCTGACATCCCAGAACCACGGCTTTGCTGTGGAAACAGACTCACTGCCAGCAGGCTGGCTTCCTCTCTTTACCAACGCCAACGATCGTTCCAATGAAGGCATCGTACACGACAGCCTGCCGTTCTTCAG TGTTCAGTTTCACCCAGAGCACCAAGCTGGTCCTTCAGACATGGAGTTACTTTTTGATATCTTTCTGGAAACTGTGAAAGAAGCCACAGCCGGGAACCCTGGGGGCCAGACAG ttCGAGAGCGGCTGGTTGAGCGCCTCTGTCCACCTGGAATTCCCAGCCCAAGCTCTGGGCTTCCACCACCACGGAAGGTTCTGATCCTGGGCTCTGGGGGCCTCTCCATTGGCCAAGCTGGAGAGTTTGACTACTCAGGCTCTCAG GCGATTAAGGCCCTGAAGGAAGAAAACATCCAGACTTTGCTGATCAACCCCAACATCGCCACAGTGCAGACTTCCCAGGGGCTGGCTGACAAGGTCTATTTCCTTCCCATAACACCTCACTACGTAACGCAG GTGATCCGTAATGAGCGCCCAGATGGCATCTTACTGACTTTTGGGGGCCAGACAGCTCTGAACTGTGGCGTGGAGCTGACAAAGGCCGGAGTGTTAGCTCGGTATGGGGTCCGTGTCCTGGGCACACCCGTGGAGACCATTGAACTGACGGAAGACCGGCGTGCCTTTGCCTCCAGGATGGCAGAGATTGGCGAGCACGTGGCCCCCAGTGAGGCGGCAAATTCTCTCGAACAG GCCCAGGCTGCTGCCGAGCGGCTGGGGTATCCCGTGCTGGTGCGCGCTGCCTTTGCCCTCGGTGGCCTGGGCTCTGGCTTTGCCTCCAACAGGGAGGAGCTGTTTGCCCTTGTGGCCCCAGCTTTTGCCCATACAAGCCAAGTGCTGGTCGATAAGTCCCTGAAGGGATGGAAGGAGATTGAGTACGAGGTGGTGAGAGACGCCTATGGCAACTGTGTCACG GTGTGTAACATGGAGAATTTGGACCCACTGGGCATCCATACTGGTGAGTCCATTGTGGTGGCTCCAAGCCAGACGCTGAATGACCGGGAATACCAGCTACTACGGCAGACAGCCATCAAGGTGACCCAGCACCTTGGAATTGTTGGGGAATGCAATGTGCAGTACGCCTTGAATCCCGAGTCTGAGCAG tATTACATCATCGAAGTAAATGCCAGGCTGTCTCGCAGCTCTGCCCTGGCCAGTAAGGCCACGGGCTATCCACTGGCCTATGTGGCAGCCAAACTAGCTTTGGGCATCCCTCTGCCGGAGCTCAG GAACTCCGTGACAGGGGGAACAGCAGCCTTTGAACCCAGCCTGGATTACTGTGTGGTCAAGATCCCTCGGTGGGACCTCAGCAAGTTCCTCCGCGTCAGCACAAAGATCGGGAGCTGCATGAAGAGCGTTG GTGAAGTCATGGGCATTGGGCGTTCTTTTGAGGAGGCCTTCCAGAAAGCTCTTCGGATGGTAGATGAGAACTGTGTGGGCTTTGATCACACGGTAAAACCGGTCAGTGATATG GAACTGGAGACGCCAACCGACAAGCGCATCTTCGTGGTGGCGGCAGCTCTGTGGGCCGGCTACTCGGTGGAGCGGCTGTACGAGCTCACACGCATTGACCGCTGGTTCCTGCACGGGATGAAGCGGATTGTGGCGCACACGCAGCTGCTAGAACAGCATCGTGGACGGCCTCTGCCCCCAGACCTGCTGCAGCAGGCCAAGCGCCTTGGCTTCTCGGACAAGCAGATTGCCCTTGCCGTTCTGAG CACAGAGCTGGCCATTCGCAAGCTGCGGCAGGAACAGAGGATCTGCCCGGCGGTGAAACAGATCGACACGGTTGCGGCCGAGTGGCCAGCCCAGACCAACTATTTGTACCTGACCTACTGGGGCACCACCCATGACCTCACCTTCCGAACGCCTCATGTCCTGGTCCTTGGCTCTGGCGTCTACCGGATCGGCTCCAGCGTTGAGTTTGACTGGTGTGCCGTGGGCTGCATTCGGCAGCTCCGAAAG ATGGGCTATAAGACCATCATGGTGAACTACAACCCAGAGACTGTCAGCACAGACTATGACATGTGTGACCGACTGTACTTTGATGAGATCTCTTTTGAG GTGGTGATGGACATCTATGAGCTAGAGAACCCCGAAGGCGTGATCCTCTCCATGGGCGGGCAGCTGCCCAACAACATGGCCATGGCGTTGCATCGGCAGCAGTGCCGAGTCCTGGGCACATCCCCTGAAGCCATCGACTCAGCTGAGAACCGTTTCAAGTTCTCCCGGCTCCTCGACACCATCGGTATCAGCCAGCCTCAGTGGAGGGAGCTCAGTGACCTAGAG TCTGCTCGCCAGTTCTGCCAGACAGTGGGGTACCCCTGCGTGGTGCGCCCCTCCTACGTGTTGAGCGGCGCTGCTATGAACGTGGCCTACACTGACGGAGACCTGGAACGATTCCTGAGCAGCGCAGCAGCTGTCTCCAAGGAGCACCCTGTGGTCATCTCCAAGTTCATCCAGGAGGCCAAG GAGATCGACGTGGACGCTGTGGCCCGTGATGGTGTGGTGGCAGCCATTGCCATCTCTGAGCACGTGGAGAATGCGGGTGTGCATTCGGGTGACGCCACGCTGGTGACCCCACCACAGGACATCACTGCCAAAACCCTAGAGCGGATTAAAGCCATTGTGCATGCTGTGGGCCAGGAGCTGCAGGTCACGGGACCCTTCAATCTGCAGCTCATTGCCAAG gaCGACCAGCTGAAAGTCATCGAATGCAACGTGCGTGTCTCTCGCTCCTTCCCTTTCGTCTCCAAGACACTAGGTGTGGACCTAGTAGCATTGGCCACACGGGTCATCATGGGGGAAGAAGTGGAACCTGTGGGGCTCATGACCGGCACCGGAGTCGTGGGTGTAAAG GTCCCTCAGTTCTCGTTCTCACGCCTGGCGGGTGCCGACGTGGTGTTGGGCGTGGAGATGACCAGCACTGGGGAGGTGGCTGGCTTTGGGGAGAGCCGCTGCGAGGCCTACCTCAAGGCCATGCTAAGCACTGGCTTTAAGATCCCCAAGAAGAACATCTTGCTGACCATTGGCAGCTATAAG AACAAAAGTGAGCTGCTTCCGACAGTACGGCTACTAGAGAGCCTGGGCTACAGCCTCTATGCCAGTCTGGGCACCGCCGATTTCTACACTGAGCATGGTGTCAAG GTAACAGCTGTGGACTGGCACTTTGAGGAGGCAGTGGATGGGGAGTGCCCGCCGCAGCGAAGCATCTTGGAGCAGCTGGCTGAGAATCACTTCGAGCTCGTGATTAACCTGTCAATgcgcggggccgggggccggCGTCTCTCTTCCTTTGTCACTAAGGGCTACCGCACCCGGCGCCTGGCTGCTGACTTCTCCGTGCCCCTCATCATTGATATCAAGTGCACTAAACTGTTTGTGGAG GCCCTGGGTCAGATTGGGCCCGCCCCTCCTTTGAAGGTGCACGTTGACTGTATGACTTCCCAAAAGCTTGTGCGGCTTCCTG GATTGATTGACATCCATGTGCACCTGCGGGAGCCGGGGGGAACGCACAAGGAGGACTTTGCCTCAGGCACCGCTGCTGCCCTGGCTGGGGGTGTCACCATGGTGTGCGCCATGCCTAATACCCGGCCCCCCATCATTGATGCCCCGGCCCTCGCCCTGGCCCAGAAG CTGGCAGAGGCTGGCGCCCGCTGTGACTTTGCCTTATTTCTCGGAGCCTCGTCAGAAAATGCAGGAACCCTGGGTGCTGTAGCCGGGTCTGCCGCTGGGCTGAAGCTCTATCTCAACGAGACCTTTTCTGAGCTTCGGCTGGACAGTGTGGCCCAGTGGATGGAG CACTTTGAGACGtggccctcccacctccccattGTGGCCCACGCGGAGCGGCAGAGTGTGGCCGCCGTCCTCATGGTTGCCCAGCTTACCCAGCGCTCGGTGCACATATGTCACGTGGCCCGGAAGGAGGAG atCCTACTGATTAAAGCTGCCAAGGCGCGGGGGCTGCCAGTCACCTGTGAGGTGGCCCCCCACCATCTGTTCCTGAGCCGCGATGACCTGCAGCGCCTGGGCTCGGGGAAGGGGGAGGTCCGGCCCGAGCTGGGCTCCCGCCAGGACGTGGAGGCCCTGTGGGAGAACATGGCTGTCATCGACTGCTTCGCCTCAGACCATG ccccccataCACTGGAGGAGAAGTGTGCGCCCCAGCCTCCCCCCGGCTTCCCGGGGCTGGAGACCATGCTGCCCCTGCTGCTGACGGCCGTCAGCGAGGGCCGGCTCAGTCTGGACGACCTGCTGCAGCGCCTGCACCACAACCCCCGCCGCATCTTCCACCTGCCCCCCCAGGAGGACACCTACGTGGAG GTGGATCTGGAGCACGAGTGGACCATCCCCAGCCACATGCCCTTCTCTAAGGCTCACTGGACGCCCTTCGAAGGGCAGAAGGTGAAGGGCACCGTCCGCCGTGTGGTCCTGCGAGGAGAGGTGGCCTATATCGATGGGCAG GTCCTGGTGCCCCCTGGCTACGGACAGGATGTACGCAAGTGGCCTCAGGGGGCTGTTCCCCAGCTCGCGCCTCCAGCCCCTGCCACCAGTGAGATAACCACG ACACCTGAGAGGCCCCGCCGGGCCGTCCCAGGGCTTCCCGATGGCCGCTTCCACCTGCCACCCCGAATCCACCGAGCCTCCGATCCAGGTCTGCCAG CTGAGGAGCCAAAGGAGAAGTCCTCCCGGAAGGCAGCTGAGCCAG AGCTGATGGGAACTCTTGATGGCACCTGCTACCCACCACCACCAGTACCTAGACAGGCGTCACCCCAGAACCTGGGGACCCCTGGCCTGCTGCACCCCCAGACCTCACCCCTGCTGCACTCATTAGTGGGTCAACATATCCTGTCTGTCCAGCAGTTCACCAAGGATCAG ATGTCTCACCTGTTCAATGTGGCACACACGCTGCGTATGATGGTACAGAAGGAGCGGAGCCTCGACATACtcaag GGGAAGGTGATGGCCTCCATGTTCTACGAGGTGAGCACGCGGACCAGCAGCTCCTTTGCCGCAGCCATGGCCCGGCTGGGGGGTGCTGTGCTCAGCTTCTCGGAAGCCACATCTTCGGTCCAGAAGGGCGAGTCCCTGGCCGACTCTGTGCAGACCATGAGCTGCTACGCTGACGTGGTCGTGCTTCGGCATCCGCAGCCCGGAGCGGTGGAG CTGGCAGCCAAGCACTGCCGGAGGCCAGTGATCAACGCAGGAGATGGGGTCGGAGAGCATCCCACCCAGGCTCTGCTGGACATCTTCACCATCCGGGAGGAGCTTGGGACTGTCAACGGCATGACA ATCACGATGGTGGGGGACCTGAAGCATGGGCGCACCGTGCACTCTCTGGCCTGTCTGCTCACCCAGTACCGCGTCAGCCTGCGCTACGTGGCCCCCCCAAGCCTGCGCATGCCAGCCAATGTGCGGGCCTTTGTGGCGGCCCGCGGCACCAAGCAG GAGGAGTTCGAGAGCATTGAGGAAGCCCTGCCCGACACCGACGTGCTCTACATGACTCGAATCCAGAAAGAACGCTTCGACTCCAGCCAGGAGTATGAAGCT TGCTTCGGCCAGTTCATCCTCACCCCCCACATCATGACACGGGCCAAGAAGAAGATGGTGGTGATGCACCCCATGCCCCGAGTCAATGAGATAAG CGTGGAGGTGGACTCGGACCCCCGAGCAGCCTACTTCCGCCAGGCCGAGAACGGCATGTACATACGCATGGCTCTCTTAGCCACCGTGCTGGGCCGCTTCTAG